Within the Candidatus Eisenbacteria bacterium genome, the region CCGGGTGGTGGCGTCGCTCGGAAAGGTGCCCGGCCTCATCGCCGGCAGCGCGCACAGCTCGCACAGCTACGGCCAGGGCACGAACCTCTACATCACCTTCGCGATCAAGCCCGACGACTACGCGGACGCCGAGCGGCTCTACCTCGCGGCGTGGGGATGCGTGATGGAGACGACGATCGCCGCCGGCGGCACGATCGCCCACCACCACGGGATCGGACGGCTGCGCGTGCCGTGGCTCGAGCGCGAGCTGAAGACGGCGTATCCCGTCCTGCAGGCGCTCAAGCGGGCGCTCGATCCTGCGGGGCTGATGAATCCGGGGACGCTGCTGCGGTAGCGTTTGGGTGCGCGCGGCGGGGGCGGGTCGTCCTCTTCGCTCGCGGTCCTCGGGCCACGCGCGCCTCGTAGGTCGCGGCATCACAGCCGCCAACCGCTACGCGCGCAGGGCCCTGCGGGCTCGCTCCGAGCGCAACCCGCCCCCGCCGCGGCTCGCTGCGCTCCCGCAACGACCCCCCGCCGCCTCAGCCACCCGACTCGAGCTGAATCGCCGCGGAAGCGATCCCATCCATCCAGCTACACGTGAGGCGACGTCGCGCGCCGACGCGCGTGCCGCGCTCGATGCGATCGAGCGCCAGCGAGATCGCGAGCGAAGACCGAAGCGCTCGTTCGGTGCGTAGTGCACCATGCCGCGGCGGGCGTGGGGGCGTCCTCAGAGCGAGCCCGCAGGGCCCTGCGCGCGCCCCGGTTGGCGGCTGTGATGCGGCGGCCTACGAGGCGCACGTGGCCCGAGGACCGCGAGCGACGAGGACGCCCCCACGCCCGCCGCGCGCACCGCCACTCACTTCCCGAAGAACCGCTTCCGGTCCTCGATCATCCGATCCTTGTAGCCGTGCTCGAGCGCCGACGACGCGATGTACGCACCGTCCAGCTCCCGACGGAGCTTCCACGTCGCATGCGCGGCCTTGACGAGCGCCACGAGCTGCTCGCGGAAGAGCCCCTGATGCCCGTCGGACTTCGCGATCAGCGGATTCGGGTGCGCTTCGACGAGCACGACGGACGCGCCGGCCATGATGCCGGCGAGCGTCGCCGGGTGGACGAGGTCGCGGATGCCGGTGCCGTGCGAGGCGTCGACCGCGATCGGGAGCGCCGAGAGCTGGTACCGGAAGGCGGCGACGGAGCCGACGTCGAGCGTGTTGCGCGTGTAGCGGTTGGCGCTCGTGATCCCGCGCTCGCACAGGATCACGTTCTCCTTGCCGCCGGTCATCATGCGCTCGACCCAGAGGAGGTACGCTTCGGTGTCGAGCGAGTTGCCGCGCTTGTGGATCACGGGGAGCTTCGTCGTACGCAGGCGGTTGAGCAACGCCTGGTTCTTGCTGTTTGGCTCGCCGATCTGCAGGCAGTCGACGCCGGCATCCTCGTAGAGCGGGACGTCCCCCTGATCGAGGATCTCGACGACGGTCGGCAGGCCGAACTCCCGGCCCGCCTTCACGATGAGGTCGAGCCCCTTGCGGAGCGACTCGGCGTCCGACGCGCCGAGGCCCTCCCAGCCGCTGTACGGGCTCGAGCGGTACTTCACGACGCCGCCGCGGAGCGCGTCGCAGCCCGCCTCCTTCACCATGCGGGCCGCGTCCATGATCTGGCGCTCGCTCTCGACCGAGCAGGGTCCCGAGATGAACGCGAGCCGGTCACCGCCGCAGGCGACGTTGCCGATCGCGACCGTGCGGAAGATCGGCTTCTCGGGCGTGCCCTTCTGCGCGACGCGCTTGTAGGCGCGCGAGATCGGGATCAGCTGCTCGACGCCGGGGAGCTCGGCGATCTCGCCGGCCGGGAGCTTGGAGATGTCTCCGTAGACGCCGACCAGCGTGAGCTCGGTTCCCTCGAGCCGGCCCGTCTTGAAGCCGAGGTCGTGGAGCTTGCGCTCGACGGTCTTCACCTCGTCGGGCGTCGCGTCGCGGCGCATCTTCACGAGCATGGGCCCACACAACCGCGCCTTGCCCCGCGGGTCAAGGGCGAAGCCGGCGAGTTTACGAAGCTGCGCGGGATGCCATAGAAGACGACGCCGATGTCGAGAGGATCCGCGCCGCTCGTCCTCGCGCTCGACGCCGGAACCACCGGCGTCCGCGCGATCGCTGTGGACGATGCGGGCCGGCTCGTGGCGGAACGCTATCAGGAGACGCTGCCACATCATCCCGCACCGGGTCTCGTCGAGCACGACACCGAAGCGCTCTGGCGCGCGGTGGTGGCGGTCCTGGGCGGCACGCTCTCGGAGGTCGACGCGTCACGCGTGCACGGGCTCGGCATCACCACCCAGCGCGGCACGGGTGTCGTGTGGGAGCGCGCCACGGGGCGCGCGCTGCACCCGGCGATCTCCTGGTCGGACTCGCGGGCCGAGGCGCGGTGCACGGAGCTGATGAGCCAGGGCGTGTTCGTGAGCCCGCTCATGGCCGCCTCGAAGATCGAGTGGATGCTCGACCGCGTCGACGCGGACCGCGCCGGCGTCGCGTCGGGACGCATCGCCTGCGGCACGCTCGACACGTGGCTCGCCTTCCGTCTTTCGGCCGGCGGCGTGTTCGCAACCGACCCGTCCAACGGCGTGCCGAGCGGCTTCTACAATCTCGTCACGCGCGACTGGGACGATGCGATCCTCTCGGCCCTCCGGATTCCCCGCAGCGCCATCGCGACGCTCGTCGACACGAGCGGCGTCGTCGGGCGCGTCGCGACCGACGGGCTCGCCGCGGTCCCGGTCGCGTCGCTCGTCGGCGATCAGCAGTCGGCGATGATGGGCCAGCTCCGGCTCGCGCCCGGCGAGGTGAAGATCTCGTACGGCACGGCCGCGATGCTGGACCTGAACGCCGGCACCGACATCCTCTGGGGCGGCAACGGCACCTATCCGCTGGCGCTGTGGCAACGCGGCGGGGTGCTCGAGTTCTGTCTCGAAGGGACGGCGATCACGGCGGGGGCGGCGATCACGTGGTTGCGCGACGGCCTCGGCATCATCGCGACGCCCGCCGAGAGCGGCGCGCTCGCAGCGTCGGTTCCCGACAGCGGCGGCGTGTGGGCGATCCCGGCGTTCCAGGGGCTCGGGACGCCATATCTCGAGCCGACGGCGCGCGCGGTGATCGGTGGTCTCACGCGCGCCGCGACGCGGGCGCACGTCGTGCGGGCCGTGATCGAGGGCGTGGCGTGGCGGTGTCGCGAGGTGTACGACGCGCTCCGCAGGGACTGCCCCCATCCGCCGCCCGACGTCCTGCGGGTCGACGGCGGCATGGCGCGCAACGACGTCCTGCTCCAGGCGCAGGCCGACGCGCTCGGCATTCCCGTCGAGCGACCGGCGATGTTCGAAGCGGCGGCGCTCGGCGCGACGTATCTGGCGGGGCTCGCGACGGGCGTGTGGGCGACGACCGACGAGCTCGCGAGCACGTGGCATCGCGACCGGATCTTCGAGCCGCGTCTCTCGGAGGACGAACGCGAGGAGCG harbors:
- a CDS encoding FGGY family carbohydrate kinase, producing MSRGSAPLVLALDAGTTGVRAIAVDDAGRLVAERYQETLPHHPAPGLVEHDTEALWRAVVAVLGGTLSEVDASRVHGLGITTQRGTGVVWERATGRALHPAISWSDSRAEARCTELMSQGVFVSPLMAASKIEWMLDRVDADRAGVASGRIACGTLDTWLAFRLSAGGVFATDPSNGVPSGFYNLVTRDWDDAILSALRIPRSAIATLVDTSGVVGRVATDGLAAVPVASLVGDQQSAMMGQLRLAPGEVKISYGTAAMLDLNAGTDILWGGNGTYPLALWQRGGVLEFCLEGTAITAGAAITWLRDGLGIIATPAESGALAASVPDSGGVWAIPAFQGLGTPYLEPTARAVIGGLTRAATRAHVVRAVIEGVAWRCREVYDALRRDCPHPPPDVLRVDGGMARNDVLLQAQADALGIPVERPAMFEAAALGATYLAGLATGVWATTDELASTWHRDRIFEPRLSEDEREERFATWKTHLPAAREPS
- a CDS encoding 3-deoxy-7-phosphoheptulonate synthase (catalyzes the formation of 3-deoxy-D-arabino-hept-2-ulosonate 7-phosphate from phosphoenolpyruvate and D-erythrose 4-phosphate), which encodes MLVKMRRDATPDEVKTVERKLHDLGFKTGRLEGTELTLVGVYGDISKLPAGEIAELPGVEQLIPISRAYKRVAQKGTPEKPIFRTVAIGNVACGGDRLAFISGPCSVESERQIMDAARMVKEAGCDALRGGVVKYRSSPYSGWEGLGASDAESLRKGLDLIVKAGREFGLPTVVEILDQGDVPLYEDAGVDCLQIGEPNSKNQALLNRLRTTKLPVIHKRGNSLDTEAYLLWVERMMTGGKENVILCERGITSANRYTRNTLDVGSVAAFRYQLSALPIAVDASHGTGIRDLVHPATLAGIMAGASVVLVEAHPNPLIAKSDGHQGLFREQLVALVKAAHATWKLRRELDGAYIASSALEHGYKDRMIEDRKRFFGK